The following are encoded in a window of Lactobacillus panisapium genomic DNA:
- the addA gene encoding helicase-exonuclease AddAB subunit AddA, translating to MADFTQAQNKAISDRGHDILVSASAGSGKTTVLVQRLLQEILAGTRVDQLLVVTFTKAAAQEMKGRIKQVLQTELAKTTAKTYLRQQLNAVDSANISTIDAFCLDVIHRFYYVIDLDPSFSVLTDETQAELMRERALHEIESEFLEENDEDFISFYNNFAGDRDAESAQNLLLDLYSYAMAKPDYSSWLKGLAAKYEVGESVITTKLWQKQIKPYLTNTFTELSNKIEQIVNDPLIETKELAKVKESFTIFQKFLNRYLEGLVNDANYDDQRQLLRSCLFTGTFRKSKKWDEDLLAFYQNCYDRKAEAAEQVFTAFTSFYATDEHEQIEILKRGQKIMTAVVKAENALIKRFGELKRAENLVDFSDMEQFAYQILSQDTSNAEMARSFYQNKFTEILVDEYQDINPLQEKILQLIKKTGQNNLFMVGDVKQSIYGFRQAEPTLFLHKYQEAAKKENTDQERILLSENFRSTNPVLKIVNQVFKTILTPDFGGIDYQKEGQLVLGAKYYPAALPASCEIIYHNQDEKEGSLNEEQEQDIDSAEIAMVINRIKQFQNEHLEVYDPQTGQKRPFKYSDIAILTRSRSENLAIMQEFAKNDLPLMVTDAKNYFQTIELTIVMNYLRIIDNPDQDIPLVTVLRSPLFNFNEQDLAQIRIHSKNTNFYDALTSYVAINDGLSQKIKDFLNQLAELRQFATNHRISELVWSIYERTNLLEIMTALPNGKQRRVNLEALYERASSYESAGFKGLYQFINFIERMRRSQKDLAQPLLAKEAGNSVRLMTVHGSKGLEFPIVFYLGLQHRFQLRDLSGNYIINADNVGLTLRQEHYRADSLLKSYDNVAKKKQLLEEEARILYVGMTRARQKLILVTDLKNFPKLTQTWSQQLNHEHKLPLSDKIDATSAMSFIGPAINFTHQVALPMSEITPELEEQEDLLLIHYQDETIARPKTVQAKTAATEDFTLLNQTAKKLYDFAYPFKDASQTTAYQSVSEIKKAFNDPLDSELENAHLLSSTNRYLQPIDTKPNFLFATKFTGAEIGTATHLLLQYYDYHGKGDDQQLDDEIASLVKQDKLNPAIVPDLNKEQINWFVHSDFSREFWQRPENLKREIEFSSLLSASSLFDHFSDPNAKILIHGTIDGYFIQNDGIILFDYKTDYLDPNHLDLAINQLKQKYTGQLRLYEQALNSFANKKVTHKYLVLLAAQKIVEIK from the coding sequence ATGGCAGATTTTACTCAAGCCCAAAATAAGGCGATTAGCGATCGCGGACACGACATCTTAGTTTCTGCTTCCGCTGGAAGTGGCAAAACCACTGTTTTGGTGCAGCGTTTGCTGCAAGAAATTCTTGCTGGAACTAGGGTAGACCAACTATTAGTAGTAACGTTTACCAAGGCAGCAGCCCAAGAAATGAAGGGGCGAATTAAACAAGTTTTGCAAACTGAGCTAGCCAAGACGACTGCCAAAACCTATCTCAGGCAGCAGCTTAACGCGGTTGACTCTGCCAATATTTCCACAATTGATGCCTTTTGCCTAGACGTCATTCATCGCTTTTACTACGTCATCGATCTTGATCCAAGCTTTAGCGTCTTGACCGATGAAACACAAGCCGAATTGATGCGTGAACGAGCACTGCACGAAATTGAAAGCGAGTTTTTAGAGGAAAATGACGAGGACTTCATTAGCTTTTATAATAATTTTGCTGGCGACAGGGATGCAGAATCAGCGCAAAATCTTCTTTTAGATTTATACTCTTACGCAATGGCTAAACCTGATTATTCCAGTTGGTTAAAAGGCTTAGCTGCTAAATATGAAGTAGGGGAAAGCGTAATTACAACTAAGCTGTGGCAAAAGCAAATTAAACCTTATTTAACAAATACTTTTACTGAGCTCAGCAATAAAATTGAGCAAATTGTTAACGACCCATTGATTGAAACCAAGGAACTAGCGAAGGTTAAGGAAAGTTTTACTATCTTTCAGAAATTCCTAAACCGGTATCTTGAAGGATTAGTTAACGACGCTAATTACGACGACCAAAGGCAGTTATTGCGTAGTTGTCTTTTTACCGGAACCTTTCGTAAGTCAAAAAAATGGGATGAGGATCTACTAGCTTTTTACCAAAATTGCTATGACCGCAAAGCCGAAGCCGCTGAGCAAGTGTTTACTGCCTTCACGTCTTTTTACGCTACAGATGAACATGAGCAAATTGAGATCCTAAAACGTGGCCAAAAAATTATGACCGCAGTTGTAAAAGCAGAAAATGCCCTAATCAAACGTTTCGGGGAATTAAAGCGGGCAGAAAATTTGGTCGATTTCAGTGATATGGAGCAGTTTGCATACCAGATCCTAAGTCAAGACACATCTAACGCTGAAATGGCACGCTCCTTTTACCAAAATAAGTTCACTGAAATTTTAGTTGATGAATACCAGGATATTAATCCGTTGCAAGAAAAGATCTTACAACTAATTAAGAAAACCGGTCAAAATAACTTATTTATGGTAGGTGACGTCAAACAATCGATTTACGGTTTTAGGCAAGCCGAACCCACGCTTTTCTTGCATAAATACCAAGAAGCGGCGAAGAAAGAAAATACCGACCAAGAGCGAATTTTGCTTTCCGAAAACTTTCGTTCGACTAATCCCGTTCTCAAAATTGTTAATCAAGTGTTTAAAACCATCTTAACACCCGACTTTGGCGGCATTGACTACCAAAAAGAAGGGCAGTTGGTTTTAGGGGCTAAATATTATCCGGCTGCACTTCCCGCTTCATGCGAAATCATTTACCATAACCAAGATGAAAAAGAGGGTTCACTAAATGAGGAGCAGGAGCAAGATATTGACTCAGCAGAAATAGCCATGGTTATTAATCGCATCAAGCAATTTCAAAATGAACACTTAGAAGTATATGACCCACAGACAGGTCAAAAGCGGCCTTTTAAATATAGTGATATTGCCATCTTGACTCGTAGCCGGAGTGAGAACCTTGCTATCATGCAGGAATTTGCGAAAAACGATCTGCCGTTAATGGTGACGGATGCCAAAAACTATTTTCAAACAATTGAATTGACCATTGTTATGAATTACTTGCGCATTATTGATAATCCCGATCAAGATATCCCTTTGGTAACTGTTCTGCGCTCTCCGCTGTTTAACTTTAATGAACAAGATTTAGCCCAAATTCGGATTCATAGCAAAAATACTAATTTTTATGATGCTTTGACCTCTTATGTGGCAATTAACGATGGCCTCAGTCAAAAAATAAAGGATTTTTTAAACCAATTAGCTGAATTAAGACAATTTGCTACGAATCACCGGATTTCCGAATTAGTCTGGAGCATTTATGAGCGAACCAATTTGCTAGAAATCATGACGGCATTGCCCAACGGCAAACAGCGGCGAGTCAACTTAGAAGCACTGTATGAACGGGCAAGCTCATATGAAAGTGCCGGTTTTAAGGGACTTTACCAGTTTATTAACTTTATCGAAAGAATGCGCCGCAGCCAAAAAGATCTGGCACAGCCATTACTGGCTAAAGAAGCAGGCAATTCAGTGCGGCTAATGACTGTTCACGGGTCTAAGGGCCTGGAATTTCCAATTGTTTTTTATCTTGGGTTGCAGCACCGGTTTCAATTGCGTGATCTTAGTGGAAATTATATTATTAACGCAGATAATGTCGGATTGACTTTACGCCAAGAGCATTATCGCGCTGATTCACTGCTTAAATCATATGACAATGTTGCCAAGAAAAAACAATTACTCGAAGAAGAGGCTAGAATACTATACGTTGGTATGACTAGAGCTCGGCAAAAGTTAATTTTAGTGACTGACTTAAAGAATTTTCCCAAACTTACCCAGACTTGGAGTCAGCAACTTAATCATGAGCATAAGTTACCCTTAAGCGATAAGATTGATGCTACCAGCGCAATGAGCTTTATTGGTCCAGCCATTAACTTTACGCATCAGGTAGCTTTGCCGATGAGTGAGATCACCCCGGAACTAGAAGAGCAAGAAGATTTACTCTTAATTCACTACCAGGATGAAACAATTGCACGGCCCAAAACCGTACAAGCAAAAACGGCCGCTACAGAGGATTTCACGCTTTTAAATCAAACAGCCAAAAAGCTCTATGATTTTGCTTATCCGTTTAAAGATGCTAGTCAGACGACCGCTTACCAATCTGTTTCAGAAATAAAAAAGGCCTTTAATGATCCACTGGACAGTGAACTAGAGAATGCTCATTTGCTCTCATCAACTAATAGGTATTTACAGCCGATTGATACTAAGCCTAATTTTTTGTTTGCAACCAAGTTTACCGGAGCCGAAATCGGAACCGCGACACACCTGCTGTTACAATATTATGATTATCACGGCAAGGGTGATGACCAGCAGTTAGATGATGAAATTGCTTCATTAGTTAAGCAAGATAAACTAAATCCCGCTATTGTACCGGATTTAAATAAAGAACAGATTAACTGGTTTGTTCATAGCGACTTTAGCCGTGAATTTTGGCAAAGGCCGGAGAACTTAAAACGTGAAATTGAATTTTCTAGTTTACTTTCGGCAAGTAGCTTATTTGACCATTTTAGTGATCCAAATGCTAAAATTTTAATTCACGGTACAATTGATGGTTACTTCATCCAAAATGATGGCATAATACTATTTGACTATAAAACTGATTATCTCGATCCTAATCATTTGGATTTAGCAATTAATCAGCTTAAGCAAAAATACACGGGGCAGTTAAGACTTTATGAGCAGGCTTTAAATTCGTTTGCTAACAAAAAGGTAACGCACAAATACCTAGTTTTACTGGCAGCGCAAAAAATCGTCGAAATTAAGTAG
- a CDS encoding PD-(D/E)XK nuclease family protein: MIKILVGRQTDSLQEKVLQAAVDNYQRFPEHETFIIVPNHIKFTTEVRAINRLAVSKGNVEQSVKNLQVLSFSRLAWFFLKDAEQGLPTQLDNAAAAMILAKIIEQKRDQLHLFKTVSVSPGLVKQLYDTILQVREGNLDLDEIDEDSLDLETKNKIADLKIIYEAFTSTIATKFSTSNEVQLQLNEYLASGIDLSKTDFYFSDFSHFSLQECLTVKLLMMHAHSVTLAFKTKIGDINPEFAQGDYDYVIQRTINQLLNYLKQHDLSYEVEKTPISPQPTKRELLNEFWTGTAYDVGKLDQVQLVRADNRYAEAYYVAHTIYQQVALKNYRYRDFLVLAPNLHEYETYLIPILRQNHVPFFDDLQQEMKYHPLVILIENIAQLLARPFQTQNMLAIMKTHLIIPDWYQEESAYIHDVDELENFVLAHGINHNLWKRDFTDYVASEVIRLDKVPDEVAQISKLKDFFVKKLERLLTKLKQEEDTQKAITTFFNFLTNNKVNQVLEKWREDAQTAGDLQQARQSEQVWDLLITLLHDYLLINPTEFDVASFFNVLTNGFKEATFSQIPSTLDAVNLSETGIVQVSGYKQVFIMGATSTGLPAIQTTPGFLSTENLENLSTAFGEDSYLEDHQQLSNLDQNYQFGICLALASDKVYLSYSVANSDNEAVEPSIYYDRLKRAGAIEFQQHNLPEKFQDLLSFLTNPQASLGYLTYLKQANSEIDVDQLLKLTAAKIPTKTAMVLEASQFDNQPADIGAELAQELYGQNLNSSVSQLETFYENSYEYFLNYGLHLHKRFENEFDIIQAGNYFHETFDRLVKELNQKHLDLADVDETTLSQLLAIARAKMMAEAKYKQLANDPFNQFLFKCLDQTTTKVAFNWQKAVQKTPLRAKYSELSFGFGEKVHGLDLVVPNLAGKHYVNLRGKMDRVDLAQISDKNEYLAQVIDYKSSAKKFNLGLFYQGISLQMVSYLDVLLKNQPFFTGKTPLYLLGAFYQTITRQTERLNGKDLYNSHLELKQDNLDGKTRLKYTGLINYDQALVLDADPELEKNSTTSDLYTGVNSKKDGSLSFRGNAFKDDEIELLLQYDEELIKDAASQILSGEIKLNPYKYGKGINALTYSDYRDIFFFDAMLKENKYHQVGSLSKKELLSKIKEKLGEEE, encoded by the coding sequence ATGATCAAGATTTTAGTCGGTCGGCAGACAGATTCTTTACAAGAAAAAGTCCTGCAAGCTGCAGTTGATAACTACCAACGCTTTCCAGAACACGAAACTTTTATTATCGTTCCTAATCATATTAAGTTTACCACAGAAGTCAGAGCAATAAACAGATTAGCCGTTAGCAAGGGCAACGTTGAGCAATCGGTTAAAAATTTGCAGGTTTTATCATTTTCGCGACTTGCCTGGTTTTTCCTCAAAGATGCTGAACAGGGTTTGCCAACGCAACTTGATAATGCCGCGGCTGCCATGATTTTAGCCAAGATTATTGAGCAAAAGCGTGACCAGCTTCATCTTTTTAAAACGGTTAGCGTCAGTCCCGGTTTAGTTAAACAGCTTTATGATACGATTTTGCAGGTTAGGGAAGGGAACCTTGATCTTGATGAAATCGACGAAGATTCTCTTGACTTAGAAACGAAAAATAAGATTGCAGACCTTAAAATCATTTACGAGGCATTTACTAGTACAATTGCTACTAAGTTTTCGACTTCAAATGAGGTGCAATTGCAGCTGAATGAGTATCTTGCTAGCGGAATTGATTTAAGCAAGACCGATTTTTATTTTAGTGATTTTTCTCATTTTTCACTGCAGGAATGTCTGACGGTCAAATTGTTAATGATGCATGCTCATAGCGTTACCTTAGCTTTTAAAACCAAAATTGGCGACATTAACCCTGAATTTGCGCAAGGTGATTACGATTATGTAATTCAGAGAACAATTAATCAATTACTGAATTATTTGAAACAGCATGATCTGTCTTATGAAGTAGAAAAAACTCCTATTTCGCCCCAGCCCACTAAGCGGGAATTGCTCAATGAGTTCTGGACGGGCACTGCTTATGATGTGGGTAAACTTGACCAGGTGCAATTAGTTCGAGCAGATAACCGGTATGCCGAGGCCTATTATGTTGCCCATACAATTTACCAACAAGTGGCCCTAAAAAACTACCGTTATCGCGATTTCTTGGTATTAGCACCCAATCTACATGAATACGAAACATACCTGATTCCGATTTTACGGCAGAATCATGTCCCATTTTTTGATGACTTACAGCAAGAAATGAAATATCATCCGTTAGTTATTTTAATTGAAAATATTGCTCAGCTTTTGGCACGGCCGTTTCAAACCCAAAATATGCTGGCAATTATGAAAACCCATCTAATTATTCCGGACTGGTACCAAGAAGAATCAGCTTATATTCATGACGTCGATGAGCTGGAAAATTTTGTTTTGGCGCACGGAATTAACCATAATTTATGGAAACGTGATTTTACGGACTATGTTGCTTCTGAAGTGATCAGACTAGACAAAGTTCCTGATGAAGTGGCTCAAATAAGCAAATTAAAAGACTTTTTTGTGAAAAAGCTCGAACGGTTATTAACTAAACTTAAGCAGGAAGAGGACACGCAAAAAGCGATTACCACTTTCTTTAATTTTTTAACTAATAATAAGGTTAATCAAGTACTTGAAAAATGGCGCGAAGATGCGCAAACCGCTGGTGACTTGCAGCAAGCACGCCAATCTGAACAAGTATGGGACTTGCTCATTACGTTATTACATGATTACTTACTGATTAATCCGACTGAATTTGATGTAGCCAGTTTTTTCAATGTTTTAACCAACGGCTTTAAAGAGGCTACTTTCTCCCAAATTCCTTCTACCTTGGATGCAGTTAATCTTTCTGAAACAGGTATTGTCCAAGTTAGCGGCTATAAGCAAGTTTTCATCATGGGCGCTACTAGCACTGGTTTGCCAGCCATTCAAACCACCCCAGGTTTTTTAAGCACTGAAAATCTAGAGAATTTAAGTACTGCCTTTGGCGAAGATTCTTATTTGGAAGATCACCAGCAATTAAGCAATCTTGATCAGAACTATCAGTTTGGTATTTGTTTGGCCTTGGCCAGTGACAAGGTTTACTTATCTTATTCGGTGGCCAATTCTGACAACGAAGCAGTTGAGCCTTCAATTTATTATGACCGGCTCAAACGCGCTGGTGCAATCGAATTCCAGCAACACAATTTACCGGAAAAATTCCAGGACCTTTTAAGTTTCCTGACCAATCCCCAGGCAAGTTTAGGTTACTTGACTTACTTAAAGCAGGCAAATAGCGAAATTGATGTTGATCAATTATTAAAATTAACAGCAGCAAAAATCCCAACTAAGACGGCAATGGTTCTAGAAGCCAGTCAATTTGACAACCAGCCGGCAGATATTGGTGCTGAGTTAGCCCAGGAATTGTACGGCCAGAATTTAAATTCATCCGTTTCACAACTGGAAACTTTTTATGAAAATTCTTACGAATACTTTTTAAATTACGGTTTGCATTTGCATAAACGCTTTGAAAATGAGTTTGATATTATTCAAGCCGGTAATTATTTTCACGAAACTTTCGACCGTTTGGTAAAAGAACTTAACCAAAAGCACTTAGATTTAGCCGATGTTGACGAAACTACTTTAAGTCAATTACTAGCCATTGCTAGAGCGAAAATGATGGCCGAAGCTAAGTATAAGCAGCTTGCCAATGATCCCTTTAACCAATTTTTATTTAAGTGTCTTGATCAAACTACCACCAAGGTTGCTTTCAACTGGCAAAAAGCAGTACAAAAAACGCCTTTACGGGCAAAATACTCTGAACTTAGTTTTGGTTTTGGCGAAAAAGTCCACGGCCTTGACCTGGTTGTTCCTAACTTGGCTGGCAAGCATTATGTTAATTTACGCGGTAAGATGGACCGGGTTGATTTGGCCCAAATTAGTGACAAGAATGAATACTTGGCGCAGGTGATTGATTACAAGTCTTCCGCAAAGAAATTTAATTTGGGCCTCTTTTACCAAGGTATTTCACTACAAATGGTTTCCTATCTCGATGTTTTACTGAAAAACCAGCCCTTCTTTACGGGCAAAACACCACTTTACTTGCTTGGTGCATTTTACCAAACAATTACGAGGCAAACTGAGCGGTTAAACGGTAAAGATTTGTACAATAGTCATTTAGAGTTAAAACAAGATAATCTGGATGGCAAAACCAGGCTAAAATACACCGGATTAATTAATTATGACCAAGCACTAGTTCTTGACGCTGACCCTGAGCTTGAAAAAAACAGTACCACCTCGGATTTATATACCGGTGTTAATAGTAAAAAAGATGGCAGTCTCAGCTTTCGGGGTAATGCTTTTAAAGATGATGAAATTGAGCTTTTGCTGCAATATGATGAAGAGCTCATTAAGGACGCCGCAAGTCAAATTTTATCCGGTGAAATTAAGCTCAATCCATATAAGTATGGCAAAGGTATTAACGCCTTAACTTATTCCGACTACCGTGATATTTTCTTTTTTGACGCAATGCTTAAAGAAAACAAGTATCACCAGGTTGGCAGTTTAAGTAAAAAAGAGTTATTAAGTAAAATTAAAGAGAAACTGGGAGAGGAGGAATAG
- the mvk gene encoding mevalonate kinase — protein MKSSYLAHGKVILIGEHSVVYGYDALAMPINSLHIKTTVEPAPEMWMDTERYQGPFFMAPNEYNGLKYVVKKMLELAASTEQLKISYTGQIPIERGLGSSATVALATTRAMDDYFKLNLTEEQILAITNHAEMINHGKASGLDAATVNSNYLVFFNQKDGPRVLKAKLGATLLIMDTGELGSTKEAVMQVHDQIKASPQAADKLKRLGKLADRTKTSWLNHDAGQIGTYFNEAQEILCSFDLSTAKINQLQKIALAHQALGFKLSGSGLGGIVIALCKNHAVAQTIADHSQKIAVNSWIEEI, from the coding sequence ATGAAATCTAGTTATTTGGCCCATGGCAAAGTAATTTTAATCGGGGAACATTCCGTTGTATATGGCTATGATGCGTTAGCAATGCCAATTAATTCGCTTCATATCAAAACAACTGTTGAACCGGCCCCCGAGATGTGGATGGACACTGAGCGTTATCAAGGGCCTTTTTTTATGGCTCCAAATGAATATAACGGCTTAAAATATGTTGTTAAAAAAATGTTGGAGTTAGCTGCCAGTACAGAGCAACTGAAAATCTCATATACTGGGCAAATTCCAATTGAACGCGGATTGGGTTCTAGTGCCACCGTTGCCCTGGCAACCACTCGGGCAATGGACGACTATTTCAAGCTTAATCTGACCGAAGAGCAAATTTTGGCTATTACCAATCATGCGGAAATGATTAATCATGGTAAAGCCTCAGGTTTAGATGCGGCTACAGTTAATTCCAACTACCTCGTTTTTTTTAATCAAAAAGATGGTCCACGTGTTTTAAAAGCAAAACTGGGCGCTACTTTATTAATTATGGATACAGGAGAATTAGGCAGTACGAAAGAAGCTGTTATGCAAGTTCATGATCAAATAAAAGCTTCACCACAAGCAGCAGATAAGTTAAAGCGACTGGGAAAATTGGCAGATAGGACTAAGACGTCTTGGCTTAATCATGATGCTGGTCAAATTGGTACTTACTTTAATGAAGCACAAGAAATTCTGTGTTCTTTTGACTTATCAACGGCTAAAATTAACCAATTACAAAAAATTGCACTTGCGCACCAAGCGCTCGGCTTTAAGCTTTCAGGCAGCGGTCTTGGCGGCATTGTAATTGCTCTTTGCAAGAATCATGCGGTAGCGCAAACAATAGCAGATCATAGTCAAAAAATTGCTGTTAATAGTTGGATTGAGGAGATTTAA
- the mvaD gene encoding diphosphomevalonate decarboxylase, with protein MGKTVRAHANIALIKYWGKKDERLRLPLMSSLSMTLDRFYTDTKITESDLNHFYLNGIEQIGQSSQRVFTYLKFLQDKFGVSGNLAVRSTNHVPTAAGLASSSSAFAALAGAFCSHYGFEIEPKELSRLARMGSGSACRSVFGGFVLWQKGEDDTTSYAYALNEKPEMDLQLLAIELNPKPKKLSSTEGMKQATSSPFFKPWLQRNQTELDQMITAIQNNDFTALGQLAELNANEMHAINLTAQPGFTYFEPQTIAAINLVRHLRETGIECYYTIDAGPNVKVITRLKNVKEITNQFVSQFDNVKIVNASFGPGLSYLD; from the coding sequence ATGGGAAAAACTGTACGAGCACACGCCAATATTGCACTAATTAAATATTGGGGGAAAAAAGACGAACGTTTGCGACTTCCTTTAATGTCAAGCCTTTCTATGACGTTGGATCGTTTTTATACTGATACTAAAATTACCGAAAGCGATCTTAATCATTTTTACTTAAACGGGATTGAACAAATCGGTCAAAGTTCGCAGCGTGTTTTCACTTATCTTAAATTTTTGCAGGACAAGTTTGGTGTTAGTGGTAATTTAGCAGTCAGATCAACCAATCATGTTCCAACGGCTGCTGGCCTGGCATCGTCTTCGTCAGCTTTTGCTGCTTTAGCAGGAGCTTTCTGCTCTCATTATGGCTTTGAAATAGAACCCAAAGAATTATCCCGGCTTGCTAGAATGGGTTCAGGCTCTGCGTGTCGGTCAGTTTTTGGTGGCTTTGTCTTGTGGCAAAAAGGTGAAGATGATACTACATCTTATGCCTACGCCTTAAACGAAAAGCCCGAGATGGACTTACAGCTTTTGGCAATTGAATTAAATCCGAAACCTAAGAAACTTTCATCAACGGAAGGGATGAAACAAGCGACCAGTTCCCCCTTCTTTAAGCCTTGGTTACAGCGAAATCAGACCGAGCTAGACCAAATGATAACGGCCATTCAAAATAATGATTTTACTGCGCTGGGACAACTAGCAGAATTAAACGCTAACGAAATGCACGCAATTAACTTAACCGCCCAGCCTGGTTTTACATATTTTGAGCCACAAACAATTGCAGCGATTAACTTGGTAAGGCATTTACGTGAAACTGGGATTGAGTGTTATTACACGATTGATGCCGGTCCCAACGTAAAAGTTATTACTCGTTTAAAAAATGTAAAAGAAATTACTAATCAGTTTGTATCGCAATTTGACAATGTTAAGATAGTAAATGCAAGTTTTGGTCCAGGTCTATCATATTTGGACTAA
- a CDS encoding phosphomevalonate kinase, with amino-acid sequence MITEQAPGKLYIAGEYAVLEQDCPAILVAVNQFIRVSITKTKSSTGLIHSKQYSQDSIHWVRHGAEMVIDNRDNPFEYILAAISFTERFCLEKHIEMQVYDLYINSDLDSADGKKYGLGSSAAVTVATVKAILRFYNVPFSNELVYKLSAISHYSVQGNGSAGDIAASVYGGWLAYQTFDKSWLKQELAHRSLSEVVDEAWPGLKIQLLTPPTGMNLMIGWSQKPASTSRLVDETNANKEALNGKYREFIRLSRKCVLKMIVGFERNDIDLIKKQIRENRKLLQHFAAINQIAIEIPRLSKLINIAESFGGAAKTSGAGNGDCGIVITDEQTNIAALEEEWRQNGIMPLDFHVHSVKLAR; translated from the coding sequence TTGATAACAGAACAAGCGCCCGGAAAGTTATATATTGCTGGCGAATATGCGGTACTTGAACAAGATTGTCCCGCAATTTTAGTCGCAGTTAATCAATTTATCCGGGTTTCAATTACTAAAACAAAGTCATCTACTGGGTTAATCCATTCTAAACAATATTCACAAGATTCAATTCACTGGGTTAGGCATGGAGCCGAAATGGTTATTGACAATCGTGATAACCCTTTTGAATATATTTTGGCGGCTATTTCGTTTACTGAACGATTTTGCCTTGAAAAGCACATTGAGATGCAGGTCTATGATCTTTATATCAATTCTGATCTTGATTCGGCTGATGGTAAAAAGTATGGCTTGGGCTCCAGCGCGGCAGTTACGGTAGCAACTGTGAAAGCAATCTTACGCTTTTATAACGTACCCTTCAGTAACGAACTTGTTTATAAATTGTCAGCCATCTCTCATTATTCAGTTCAGGGTAATGGTTCGGCTGGTGATATTGCTGCCAGCGTTTATGGTGGCTGGCTTGCCTACCAGACTTTTGATAAAAGCTGGCTAAAACAAGAACTAGCACATAGATCGCTGTCTGAAGTTGTCGATGAAGCATGGCCAGGACTAAAAATTCAGTTGTTAACGCCGCCAACCGGCATGAATTTAATGATTGGTTGGAGTCAAAAGCCTGCTTCCACTTCCCGCTTAGTTGATGAAACTAATGCCAACAAAGAGGCACTGAACGGAAAGTACCGGGAATTTATTAGGCTTTCACGAAAATGTGTTTTAAAAATGATTGTTGGGTTTGAAAGAAACGATATCGACCTAATTAAAAAGCAGATCCGCGAAAACCGTAAATTGTTGCAACACTTTGCTGCTATCAATCAAATTGCGATTGAAATTCCCCGCTTATCCAAATTAATTAACATTGCTGAATCATTTGGTGGTGCTGCTAAAACTTCTGGTGCCGGTAACGGTGATTGCGGGATCGTCATTACAGATGAGCAAACCAACATAGCGGCCCTTGAAGAAGAATGGCGTCAAAACGGGATTATGCCCCTTGATTTTCACGTTCATTCCGTCAAGTTAGCCCGGTAA